Genomic DNA from Cydia fagiglandana chromosome 3, ilCydFagi1.1, whole genome shotgun sequence:
AGCTGTATGCACGCTAATGTTTTGTCTCCTTTTCGCGTCGAATGAAGGCCCCAGAACGTTCTAGACGTTTTAATGTATATAACTTGGCGCGACGGCGGCGCTACGTTTCATTCATTTGTGAATTTGAACGTGTGAACTGTGAGTTGTGAAGTGCGTGAGAAAAGTgaatattttacataattttgttCAAGACTGCTATTGGATTTTGTAATTAGACCGTATAATATAGGTAAGTGTCTCAGATTGTCAATTTTCATTTAGTAAATTGGAAATATTGTCGGATTTATCGCATGCCAAAAAAAACTAGCAATAATTTACATTGCGCGAATCATCGGTGTACGTACCCAAAAAAGGTGTCAGTCGTGCGGAGGCTAATAGTTACCGTTTTGTTGCAGGTGTAAGCATTCAGAAATGGGAAAGGATTACTATAAAATTCTGGGAATATCGAAGGGAGCGAGCGATGACGAGATAAAGAAAGCGTACCGTAAGCTAGCGCTCAAGTACCATCCGGACAAGAACAAGAACGCCGGGGCCGAGGAGCGGTTCAAGGAGGTCGCGGAGGCCTACGAGGTGCTCTCGGACAAGAAGAAGAGAGAGATCTACGACGCCCATGGCGAGGAGGGTCTCAAGGGCGGAATGGGGGCACAGAACGGGCCAGGTGGCGGCCAGTCCTTCTCGTACACGTTCCACGGCGACCCGAAGGCCACGTTCGCGCAGTTCTTCGGTTCGGCGAGCCCGTTCCAAGCGTTCTTCGACCtgaacggcggcggcggcggcggcaattTCTTCGAGCGTGACATGATGGACGTCGACATGGACCCGTTCGCGAACATGGGCATGGGCGGGCAGCGCCCCGGCGGACCCGGCGGGGCCTTCCGCAGCCACAGCTTCAACTTCCACGGCTCGCCGAGCCGGAAGGAGAAAACTCAGGATCCGCCCATCGAGCACGACCTGTACGTTTCCTTGGAAGACATCGCCCGCGGTTGCGTGAAGAAGATGAAGATCTCCCGCCGCGTCATCCAGCCAGATGGCACGTCAAAGAAGGAGGACAAAGTGTTAACCATCCATGTTAAACCTGGTTGGAAGGCCGGCACCAAGATCACGTTCCAGAAGGAGGGTGACCAAGGCAGGAACAAGATCCCTGCAGACATCGTGTTCATCATCAGAGACAAGCCCAACCCCCTGTTCAAGCGAGAAGGCAGTGACATCAGACATACAGCCAAGATCTCACTCAAACAGGTCAGTAAACTATTTTGTTGTCTATGACATTCTTATTTacatctaatttgaatctttcatTTGTTGATTTAATGAGTCATATTCAAATTCAAACAATTTAAGATCACCATCATTCACTAGTTAACTTCCATTGTTTTGAAAATATAACTTCATGAATAGGTGTCATCATCTGTTATTGTTCAATAGACTAACCTTTCTTTTTCCTTTGTTACAGGCTCTGTGCGGCACAATCATTGAAGTTCCAACCATGAGCGGAGAGAAGCTAACAGTCAACCTGCAGGGCGAGGTTGTCAAACCCCACACAGTGAAGAGGTTCCCCAACTACGGCCTACCATTCCCCAAGGAGCCTACACGGAAAGGAGATCTGCTGGTGGCGTTCGACATCAAGTTCCCTGACCGGTTAAGTTCAGGAGTGAAGGAGATCCTAGCAGACACGCTTCCTAACTGAATTGACCGGAAGATTTCTAATTGGTTCAGATTTTAGTGTATCTCGTGGACAGTGAATTTGGGCAAGAACTGAGCCTTAGCAGTTTCTAAGTGCCAACTTGAAAGAGTCCACTTGTGTATGCTCAAACATCGTCATAGGACATTCCTGTGAAATCTCTACTCACTAGGCGAAACAGTAACGTTTTACTTGGATCAACTGTTTTTTGTTAGTCCGAGTGGTTTAAGAAAGTGTGTGTGGACGCCCTTTGTCCGTTTTAGTACAAAGTGGCGTAGTGACTGATTTAATTTACTTGTGTTTGTATTTAAATTACTTAGgttgtaaatattttgtattgtaaATACATTTGCTGACAGTGATTGTAAGTTGTAGGTTTAGTGGTAAAGCTGCCATGGTACGAGTACGTACTTTTCTATTATTTGTACTGAGTTTCCTCGTAATTTATATTAAAGTGTTTTGCTATGGATGAATGAACATTGTGAAAAATGACATGACTTACCACTTAAAATTGCTGTTAAAATTGACTAATAAACGAAAAGATGAAAAAAACTAATATTTTCATTTCTCAATAACCTGGAATCCATAGTAATTTTAGCATACTCAATGCCAACAGATTAAATTGGTTGTTTTGAAAATAGATTCTCTATTTTGATTACCGACCCGCTGCCAAcataacaaatttaatgtaatggTATGATGCGGAAATAATATTGCCGCTTTTTAGTTAGTAAAATAACCAATTTCCTTTTGAAATGACGTAGCATATTAAATCTTGTTTTTACAATAATCATGTTGGCGTTGGCACGACCCGAATTTAAAAGCCTTGGCGCTTTAACatcaaatatgtatgtatgtacattgtcGGTTGTGTTGTATATGTATGAAACTTTcaaagtgtaggtacctatgaaaTTACAAGGTGAAAGTCGTAAGTTTCATTTCCGtataacccttatcttggcaaggctcaaaatatcttaaatatagtaatttttttagttttttgtcacctattgagcatactaggctattaaaaaataaggaaaaaaatccaggattttccagttttggaaaatcatatgtatcatatttgatacaatgccaataactcgacaaaatagttacctactttttagaagaaaaatgaagattttaataaaaataaaacatgtaatgcaacagaaattagcatttactgctaattaaacgcaatctaaagcatcagatgactattaaacctgtaaaaattaattatatctacgaatacctgatcacatgggcggaaaatttgatcccgtaaagtttcaaaaaagtcgtcagcaaaaagttgagtaaaatatgaaaagtaaacaaataattaaaatttaaaaaaaatacattttttttactttgggaccattttttgccatacacatatttttccgtgctacgggctacggcgtagcaataatgctacagcgtacgaatatatagttaaataacatctagtccttaaaaaaatcaaagtttaataactaaataaaacgacaactaatattaaataattgaagcatgttttgtaaccccacaaaaataataaaaaatacaaaatcatgttaaactattttgacgataacttggcaatgtattaaatgcaatacaatcctttcgatatgtacatttctgagttcttggcagtgtatcaaatataatacgtaacagtttcatgtaaggttctgtgtattaaatgtttttaaatttgaaggcattgtaaatatgtatgcactaagagacagtaaagatatcaaaatgtagattatggaaaaatatatactaacataagaaataattgcaaaacttccagtacgaaccgaaatctattgtttccgcagcgccatgttgattattactaattaatttacaatgacacccgtgtcaattatttttttctataagtaaggagggtagctcgacatattgatggcagaattattctgttaggtaataaagtgaaactgctagatttttttaagttccatgtatcacgggtgttacgatgccaagataagggatAAAGATAAACTATCACATCGCTTTGCCGCTACATTTTTCAAGGCGCAACCCAGATAAACTAAACGGGCAGTTGTTTTGTGCATCTTCCAATAATGTTTACGTCTTTACGATACGGTCGATAcgataataaaataacatatgtCGCCAATTTATTTGCTAACACAGAAACATGTAAAGCCGAGGCGCGCGCATCCCACTGACGTCACGCGGCAAAAATACGCACGCCCCCGCAAGGCCTACTGGAGAAATGGATGCAGACatgttttatataatttaattaaaatataactgAGCGCCAAGGTTTAACTACTTTTAGCAACACAACACACATTATTAAGAAAagcttatctataaaataatcataatattgAGAGTTTAAACTCTCAATAAGTTCAGTAAATGAGTCCTTGAAAGttatttaaaaagtgttttttttcaGTCTTCACGTTATTCTACCAGATATGCAAAATGTTACATATTGGTGCTAATTAATTCATTTGATGGTGAGCAACGCTGCAACGGCTGCAGGGTCAAGGTCGAGCGGTTAGGAAGTTTAGGAGAAGATGACTAGTGTCAGTACTTATATTCATGGACGTGTAGGTGTAGTGTAACGTAGTGTAACTGAGCTTATTTTAGGAAGGTAGTTTTATATGTGGCAATATTAGTTAGAGGAAAGGTATTTCCCGTGGTTATCTACGTTTTCGTGACGTCTGATGCACCAGTGCCACCAGTAAATTTCCGGATAACGGATGAATCTTAACGAGAAACATGACTCAGAAGAGAAGGAAGTTATCTTATGGACCAAACTACAGTAGCCAATCATTGGAAATTCCATTTCAACTGGATCCTAATTAGTTTTCCCGCCACGCATTATGAGGAAACTTTATTATGTTATATGTGGTTCTAATTCAGCTAAgtaattgttaaaaataaactattaatATTGTAGTCACCCTTCAAACCGAACGGCTGAAACTGGTTGAAAGTAGTCTGAAAAGCTTTAAAATTAGGACAATGTTACCAACTAATAACGCAATTAATCCGCCGGAATTCGCGATTTTAACACAtgcaaaatatttgaatagCGGGTGTTGTCATTAAATAATGTACCTTCGAGATAATTACAAACGAACTTAGAGTAAATATTAGAATCATGGCAACGGCAGCGACAGCAGTAAGTATAAGTTTGTATGTTTTGTTATCTATCTATCCAAGATATCGTCACAATCTGTTTATGCGTGAATTCAATCTAATGCGTGCGCATCAATGTCACTCGTTATCGTCGTAATGATAATGAATTAATGACAAACACGGTAAACTAGACGCACAATCACATACCTACCACCTATCCAAGTAAGTACTACACAACGCATGTGTACGATAATCCTTCCATGTGATGTAAAAGAAAGATCTAGAAAGGGCAAATACCATGCAAATACGATGTTCATACTCCACTGTAAACTTggttttatttttgcaaatcGATAACTTAATGCGGGCAAAACAATCCTTGTTACTCTGTGATAAGGTTAAATTTCCGTTGTCACAGCGGCATGTGTCGTTGGCACAGATAGTGCGATGAACGGAAGGTGGTAGAATGCTCGAGAGAAATCGAGCACTGCCGATGTTTCGCGAAGCGTCCGACTTGTGCGCTGGGCTTGGCGGCACGTTTCTGTTCGAGTTACCAGGTTGCGAGGCTATTACCATGGACATCCTAATTAGCGGTTTACTGATGGGGATATTTTTTTCCAATTGAGACAAAGACTGATGGGGGTTTCCTCAATTTGTGATGGTATGTGATTCTTgaaaatgtaggtatttatttacctataggtTTCTATATTAAGGGTCGGCAATGCATATGTGAAACCTATGGAGTTGAAAGCGTCTATAGACCACGGCAATTGATTAGCGTAAAATGGttgtgtgcttgtttgccaccagtatcataacaaaataaaacaagatTTTGTTTAGTCagtattaatacaaaatatgtaaataatagaacatctacgtaggtaacttaTACTACTTTAGCTCATCAAAAGGAAAATATTTGTAATAGCGCACCAGAAAGTAACATTTGAAAGACATAAGTATGTCAACCCTTAGGCTACGTTCACACGGCGTAATTTTTCTCGTATACCGTACACGAGATTTTATCGAATATCGTAGTGACAGCAAAATTTGTATGGTAACCTGAAAATCGTTCACACGGCGTCAATACGAGAAAATCTCGTATTCGAGACATATTTTTTACCGTATACCGTAGGGTCTTGCCACCGGGAATGCGAGATTCTCGAAACGATTTTATCGAATGCGATACTCAGTGGCGCTTACGTTTACGTTGAGTCGTTCACACGGATAAACTGGTTTCTCTTATACGAGACGCGCACGGGGGCGCAAATCTCTTGCAAAAATGGCTTCCGCCCACTAGctgcacaattttattttattttacaattttatttatacaagtttctacatgattttttattgtcgattactaaaataaaacaacgtgATATTCAGAAGACATCAGATTTATTTGACCACAAGATCTTCAACACGTGACGACCACTGCGCCAGAGACTGTTTAacaggtaataataataaataaacatataaaagaaATGGAATACGGGGATCCATGTCAGCGTGCGTGCACTCAACGACTGGTGGTGTGGCGGCAGGTAATTGCATCGAATAGACGCCATGTGAGAGGTTGTCACGTATACGGCAATACCGTATACGAGAAAAACCGAATGGATCTTGCGCCGTGTGAACAGACGTCCCGTATACGATAAAACCGTATGCGAGAAAATATCGAATCGAATAGTCGCCGTGTGAACGTAGCCTTAGTAATAACTGCTTAGGATTATAACGTTATATTTATCATTTCTTatacaagtaggtatgtactatcaaataaacaattaaacgtACCTACATTATCACAAAGTAAATATTCTAGAAATTACGATAAACgtcactacactggcaacacCGCCGACCGGGACACGTGCTCGGCCACTGTCACGTGTACAAGAAACGTGATGCCGCGCATGCGGGTCCCCATTCCCAACGGTGTACCGAGTTCAAAGACACCTGCACTCACAAatgaatttaaactttaatttaatgTATTAGGGCTCATTTTTGATTGTAGAATGATGTTGAAATTTGCTAGACTGATCTTTCCTAGTGCTATTCCTTTTTGCGGTCAAAGATGTCGTTAACGGAGTAGAAATATGCGAATCTATCTTTTATTGCTATGATATTTGGAGTGTTGCTAGTTTTCGTGTAAGAGCAAAGCTAACGTTGTTTGATTGTGATAGATAATTTTAGTTAATTGTAGTTTTTCAATATAGACGGGCTAAATTAGTAATGTTTTGTTATGACTGTTAATagaaagtttaatttagaatGTTTAATGATAATTAGATATATAGATAGTTGATTGATAGTACTAGTGCCTAAGGTAGGTGAGTTAATTATGCAGCTACTTATTTGTAAACTATTTCCAGAAGCAGAACGGTTGTAATGattacaatttaataaaatgtacaatatacatacctacctactaacaaACTTACAAACTTTATAAGACAGGTTTACCTAGTTTAGGGCTCAGGACACTATTTCTAGGCTGTCTAACAATagaatactcctaaaaatataataggtacctactctttattagggttccgtacccaaagggtacaacgggaccctattactaagacttcgctgtccgtccgtccgtccgtccgtccgtctgtcaccaggctgtatctcacgaaccgtgatagctagacagttgaaattttcacagatgatgtatttctgttgccgctataacaacaaatactaaaaacagaataaaatatagatttaagtggggctcccatacaacaaacgtgatttttgaccaaagctacatatagttcgttttttttagcattagaaagaactccacagaagtaagcgtacagtttttatcaggctctttaattgttaataattattgaattatctaatgtagcacggttagtacatataatttacttcaaattattaccgctaaaagtgccggatttggaaccacaagcttacttctgcgaagttctttctaatgctaaaaaaacgaactataagcaacgtcgggcgtggtcagtacttggatgggtgaccgtttttcttttttcattttttccgttttttttttgcattatggtacggaacccttcgtgcgcgagtccgactcgcacttgcccggttttttgtaaacctgtgttgtgtacaatagagtgattatagatggtcaaacaaatatttttagtagaataaggcgcaaaattcaaattttctatgagacgatatcccttttgCGTCtacatttttctactgacaagatttgcttgaccaactatacataCTACTactatgtaattatgtaataagCTGTATTTTTGATACCCAATTAAATCATTTttcatttctttttaatttttcaattcTTATGAAGATGAAAAATCGGTATAAGTCGGGATAATATGtgttagattaaaaaaaaacatttctggGTTTTGTTGGTAAAGGGTAAAGCAATGTGATGCTTTAATATGACGACAAACcacatgtaaataaataatgaatgataAAAATTCACGTGTTGGGGTCACATCTTGATAAAACACATCGAACAGTGCAGAATGAACTCAATATCGTTTcatataaagtttaaattccctttagccacgtcaaattaagccgaatttgggcaagctgcggaaataattcgtgtagttttgaaaattggtacaggtataccttgtggtgtctagataaacatactaaaagtcctcgagggtagggggtgtgctgggggtgtagaggggggttgaaggtaccttttttcatatttttgctcatatctcgaaaatgtgtacgaattgcattataattacttcagacaaaagttttaacatacaatttactacaaatttggttatgtttatttttactctgcgatcaatactttaggagctacaggctgttaaatttaaataagagataaaaaatagacggtttaaaaaaacgtcgtattttcataattgttcatcataaataaaaattttaattgagaataagcaagctaaataacctgctgataaaatataaaaaaaccggccaagagcatgtcgggttatgctcagtgtagggttccgtagttacccgcccgtcaaaatagactatttgcaaaaactcaaaaactgcttaatcgattaggtttgctatatttttttctaaaagtctttactaagctttactttcacgattattttcatattttttagacccatggttcaaatgttaggggaactaaagtggaaaacacaactttttttctttcagatcgattatttccgaaaatattaagcagatcaaaaaatggttctcaaagacccgtattcgttttaaaagacctatccaacgacaccccacactatagggtggaagcgaaaaaaaatttcatcccctttttaatgtcaccctaaaaaaatattttttctaatttatattttacaactttgtcagcgtaactgatttatatattcgtgtcaaatttaaacacgaaaactagaaaaataatttttgatggtggttgccctacattaaagtggggatgaaattttttttcgcttccaccctatagtgtggggtgtcgttggataggtcttttaaaacgaataagggtcttcaagaaccattttttgatcaacttaacattttcggaaataatcgatctgaaagaaaaaaagttgtgatttacaCCTTAGTtcctctaacttttgaaccatgggtccaaaaaatatgaaaaaaatcgtgaaaacataacttagtaaatactttcaagaaaaaatacagcgaacctaatcggtacaactgtttttgagttatggcaaatagtctattttgacagacgggtaactacggaaccctacactgggcatggcccgacatgcatatggcctattttttatattttatcagcaggttgcttagcttgcttactctaagctaatttttttatttgtgatgaacaattacaaaaaaacgacgttttcttaaaccgtctattttttattacttatttaactttaacagcctgtagcccctaaagtattgatcgcagagtaaaaataaacaaaccaaatttgtagtaaattttatgttaaaacttttgtcttaagtaattataatgctattcgtacagatattcgagatatgagcaaaaatatgaaaaaaagtaccttcaacccccctctacacccccagcacaccctctaccctcgaggacttttagtatgtttatctggacaccacaaggtatacctgtaccaattttcaaaactacacgaattatttccgcagatttttctaatttgcttaggctacTTGTAGCTGAATATAAACAATATGTTTGTGCGTTACCCCTCACGTTTCGTACATACGaggtgttttgattttttttataatttctcGAAAGTTCCCGAACGCGTAATTCAGGGTTGCCAACTGGAAACCGCAAATTGAAAATTGATATTGTATAGGTCTCTCTGTCACTCCAATGTAGTAAGAGCGATAAAGATGGAGTTAGACTAAATTCAAATTTAGACGTTTGGCATATAATAAGCGGTAGTATAGCAATGAATTAGACTGGTTGACAGCTGGCTTGGATTACTTGgatatataattatgtggttGTAAATATTTTGGCGCCACTTCGTGACTGGGTGCGTAGACTTAATTAATCGTTTTAATTATAAACACGGGTGGTAGTTGCAATACGATTACGTGGCTAAAGTAAATAGACTATTTATACATATAGCTAAAAACTAAAGAAACGTGAAGACATACGATACGAATGTCATTATTATTcaattataaaaacaataaataagctaaaaCTACAAAATTTGTAGAAATTATCGAGGAAAAAATGccttttaatgaaataatttgCCATATTTCGACTATAATAAAAAGGCCACAAGAACGacgaaataatcggttattaaccgaaccgttatttccatacaaaaaataaccgatttgcattccctagttccAAGGCCAATATTAATAAGTTGCGATTTTTCCAAAGTTAGGCTGGCAACACCGGCGCGCCCAAACGTGTTTTTCTTCTAGAACTGTTCTATCTCTGTTAAATAATACCTAATCGAACACGAGAACTTGAAAAATCTaatcatttattaattttatcattgttcattttgttgtttgttgttaatttgtcaattaaataatttttaagaaaaaaaaaccgacttctatggggcccggtgaaagattatggtagatggtgtagaaaaggaggtaaaatcagtactttctagtagcatttcgtt
This window encodes:
- the LOC134679823 gene encoding dnaJ protein homolog 1, which codes for MGKDYYKILGISKGASDDEIKKAYRKLALKYHPDKNKNAGAEERFKEVAEAYEVLSDKKKREIYDAHGEEGLKGGMGAQNGPGGGQSFSYTFHGDPKATFAQFFGSASPFQAFFDLNGGGGGGNFFERDMMDVDMDPFANMGMGGQRPGGPGGAFRSHSFNFHGSPSRKEKTQDPPIEHDLYVSLEDIARGCVKKMKISRRVIQPDGTSKKEDKVLTIHVKPGWKAGTKITFQKEGDQGRNKIPADIVFIIRDKPNPLFKREGSDIRHTAKISLKQALCGTIIEVPTMSGEKLTVNLQGEVVKPHTVKRFPNYGLPFPKEPTRKGDLLVAFDIKFPDRLSSGVKEILADTLPN